A section of the Drosophila subobscura isolate 14011-0131.10 chromosome A, UCBerk_Dsub_1.0, whole genome shotgun sequence genome encodes:
- the LOC117902707 gene encoding antigen 5 like allergen Cul n 1 yields MPRLSSKCSAAAALWGAPAVLLIIVASCLSGLEAATSTGGGYCAPTLCQLYNGSHVVQVPHTACGNNGSFGVGCGAEPKLLAMNDRRRQLLLDMHNLARSKIASGELSGYNSATHMPLLRWDAELEQMAGLHAKRCQFAHDKCRNTPRFKFSGQNIGYFWIGREFKSHSRRMKSFVLNWFREYLDANQTFIDSYRPHPQGKKIGHFTLLVSDRVHRVGCAAVRFLEPQASRYQFMLTCNYDYNNIYNEPIYQSGPAATKCVQHQVSDKFPALCDWRDAAYDYDSDESAEDGNTLDNNIPL; encoded by the exons ATGCCGAGATTGTCGAGCAAGTGcagtgctgccgccgccctgTGGGGCGCACCTGCAGTGCTCCTGATTATCGTGGCATCGTGTCTCAGTGGATTAGAGGCAGCCACAAGCACAGGCGGAGGATACTGTGCCCCAACGCTTTGCCAGCTATACAACGGCAGTCATGTGGTGCAAGTGCCACATACGGCGTGTGGGAATAATGGCAGCTTTGGTGTGGGTTGCGGAGCCGAGCCAAAGCTGCTGGCCATGAATGACCGGAgacgccagctgctgctggacatgcATAACTTGGCCCGCTCGAAGATAGCCAGCGGAGAGCTGTCAGGCTACAACAGTGCCACACAtatgccgctgctgcgttGGGACGCAGAGCTGGAACAGATGGCCGGACTGCATGCAAAGCGCTGCCAATTCGCCCACGACAAGTGCCGCAACACGCCGCGTTTCAAGTTCAGTGGGCAGAACATCGGATACTTTTGGATTGGACGCGAGTTCAAGTCACACTCGAGGCGCATGAAGTCCTTTGTGCTCAACTGGTTCAGGGAGTATCTGGATGCGAATCAGACCTTCATCGACAGCTATCGTCCGCATCCCCAGGG CAAGAAAATCGGACACTTTACGCTGCTCGTCTCGGATCGCGTGCATCGCGTGGGCTGTGCCGCTGTGCGGTTTCTCGAGCCCCAGGCCAGCAGATACCAGTTCATGCTCACCTGCAACTATGACTACAACAACATCTACAATGAGCCCATCTATCAGTCGGGCCCGGCGGCCACCAAGTGCGTCCAGCACCAAGTAAGCGACAAGTTTCCGGCCCTTTGCGACTGGCGGGATGCCGCCTACGACTATGACAGCGATGAGAGCGCCGAGGATGGCAACACGCTCGACAACAACATACCCCTCTAA